The window GCCATGGTATAGCTCAGCGACCAGCTCTGCAGCGTGTTGGCCGCGCAGCCGGCCTGGATGCGGCTGACCACGGCCTTGGACAAGGCCAGCGGCCAGTTGCGCTGGGCGCTCTTGGCGGCATCGTCGAGCATGTCGATCAGGCTCGAATGGGCGCGCATCCACGCCGCCGGCGTCGCTTCGACCAGGGTGCTGAGCAAATCGTCGGCGGCATCGAAGGGCAGGGTGCCGAACAGGCCGAAAAAATCGCGCGGCATGTGGGTGTGGATGCCGGAGGACTTTAAATACAGGTCGAGGAAGGCGGTGAACCAAGCGTGCAGTCCGGCATCGTAGCCGGCCTGCAGGCTGCGCTGCAGCGCGCTCGACCAGCCCAGCAGCAGCGTGTGTTTGAACTCGCTGGCCATGGCCAGGGTCAGGCAGGTGCGCGGCGAAGCATCGAAGGTGCTCGACCAGTAAGTCGGCGGCACGGCCGCCAGAATGTCGACCAGCCAGCCCGATTTTTCGCCCATGGCGGGGTAAAGGCCAGCGCCGACGCCGTCGCGCTGCATGCTCTTGTCGCGCTCATGCGGCACATCGGCCAGCAGGTGGGCCGAGTCGCCGTTGCGCTCGACGCGCAGCAGCGGCATGGCGCGCGCCAGCATGCGTTGCGCCAGTTGCGAACCGGGCAGGCCGGCCAGCAGGCGCTGGGCCACGCTGCGCACTTCCTTGCGCTTGTCGTCAAGCGCGCTTTCCAGGAAGGCTTCGTCGGCAAGGCCGAGGCCAACCGACAGGCAGCCGAGCAGGGTGGCGCGGTGTTCCGGCGTCTCGCTCGGCCAGGTCGCTTGCAGGGCCTGCAGGGCGGCGGCGGCATCGTGGGCGCGCATGTCGCGCAGCGCGTTGGCACGCTGTTCGATATTGCCGTCGTCCCACAGCAAGCGCACATCGTCGGTATCGGCCCCCACCCAGTTCC of the Massilia violaceinigra genome contains:
- a CDS encoding DUF5691 domain-containing protein; the protein is MSSPLPIKIHKTLQIGTSRAAPGFDDDLPLALRDSVRSRPGAAAATQEENLWLSLAAHALWQRAGHQPAAPQPAAPAAPSSDSDTLRACPAQAERALALLLQDEFPQVRSEWLRLANADKCRLPPRLLPGVLDMGTAHRPLRALIDGVLGARGHWLAKQNPSWNWVGADTDDVRLLWDDGNIEQRANALRDMRAHDAAAALQALQATWPSETPEHRATLLGCLSVGLGLADEAFLESALDDKRKEVRSVAQRLLAGLPGSQLAQRMLARAMPLLRVERNGDSAHLLADVPHERDKSMQRDGVGAGLYPAMGEKSGWLVDILAAVPPTYWSSTFDASPRTCLTLAMASEFKHTLLLGWSSALQRSLQAGYDAGLHAWFTAFLDLYLKSSGIHTHMPRDFFGLFGTLPFDAADDLLSTLVEATPAAWMRAHSSLIDMLDDAAKSAQRNWPLALSKAVVSRIQAGCAANTLQSWSLSYTMASLALVLDPRGIDAYENGWPKDIPEFAQWEDTVDKFLRTLRFRHDMYQSFQEQSV